In one window of Henckelia pumila isolate YLH828 chromosome 1, ASM3356847v2, whole genome shotgun sequence DNA:
- the LOC140875157 gene encoding AP2/ERF and B3 domain-containing transcription factor At1g50680-like, producing MMIMMKFETTSTNHMPNPPKKVGVEILEEEMLNMFSGDDQEKLKKNVDESCDSNCSIYPCKRPRVLERFKGVVPQQNGHWGAQIYANHHRIWLGTFKSEIDAAMAYDTAAIKLRSGDSHRNFPWTGLSVEEPKFQSHFTTDAVLNMIRDGSYPSKFAEFVRNQRGELELMSRSGHGHGFSCTLLFEKELTPSDVGKLNRLVIPKRYAVKHFPNVPDHLSEGAAGSLELQDSEVELEFYDRQMRLWKFRYCYWKSSQSFVFTRGWNRFVKEKCLRANDTISFYLYESCGHGRHSFLVIDKPNKTHTTTTNTNTKPLGISTPPTNIKGVRLFGVQID from the exons ATGATGATAATGATGAAATTTGAGACAACATCAACCAATCATATGCCTAATCCTCCAAAAAAGGTGGGTGTTGAGATATTG GAAGAAGAGATGTTGAACATGTTTTCAGGAGATGATCAAGAAAAGCTGAAGAAGAATGTGGACGAGTCTTGTGATTCTAATTGTAGCATTTATCCATGTAAGCGCCCACGTGTACTGGAAAGATTCAAGGGTGTTGTGCCACAGCAAAATGGACACTGGGGAGCCCAAATCTACGCAAATCATCATCGAATATGGCTGGGGACGTTTAAATCTGAGATAGATGCTGCTATGGCCTATGACACCGCGGCAATCAAACTTAGAAGCGGGGACTCTCACAGAAATTTCCCGTGGACTGGATTGAGTGTTGAAGAACCAAAGTTCCAAAGCCATTTTACAACGGATGCAGTTTTGAACATGATTAGGGATGGATCGTATCCATCAAAATTTGCTGAATTTGTAAGGAATCAAAGGGGTGAGTTAGAATTAATGTCGCGATCTGGACATGGACATGGGTTTTCATGCACCCTGCTTTTTGAGAAGGAACTAACACCAAGTGATGTTGGGAAGCTCAACAGGCTTGTTATCCCTAAAAGGTACGCGGTGAAGCATTTTCCTAATGTCCCGGATCATCTTAGTGAAGGTGCTGCAGGTAGTTTGGAGCTGCAGGATTCTGAAGTTGAGCTTGAGTTTTATGATAGGCAAATGAGATTGTGGAAATTTCGCTACTGTTATTGGAAAAGTAGCCAGAGTTTTGTCTTTACAAGAGGTTGGAACAGGTTCGTCAAGGAGAAGTGCCTCAGAGCTAACGACACCATTTCTTTCTACCTGTATGAGAGCTGTGGACATGGTCGACACTCATTTTTAGTCattgacaaaccaaacaagACTCACACTACCACTACCAATACCAATACCAAACCTCTTGGAATTTCAACTCCTCCCACAAACATTAAAGGTGTTAGGCTTTTTGGGGTCCAAAtagattga
- the LOC140891697 gene encoding uncharacterized protein isoform X1 — MALPIAKLTLLVGAGVVGSVLAKEGRLPGVSDFFSGAFKIVLKQLKQEDSTTSSSKPKNDSLLQQVNSLRQELQLLASTKSVTIITGDHSGSGKYGVVIVVVVVGYGYIWWKPWLSAGCFTGMSMMYLCPAYGFFCLFLGWRLSDMMFATRRGLNDACSSVAKQLENVYSSVSAARKHLSSRIDRVDCKVDECADNIVATKEEVSELRGDLKLIGSDVNSVHHAVRSLETKISRIEGRQNETNFGVGKLVALVRNIENIKTMEQIEGSASRPALEWPQVSPSRAVSLPTNSLLEPPSPSTSDRTQNNQAIFASSDSLQSSASGLKIHGISEGIGVSSLSTPESTNEIHTSEVTNSDSSNFGVLERRFSGTSASVLTRSCSALQSFK, encoded by the exons ATGGCCCTTCCTATTGCAAAGCTCACACTCCTCGTTGGTGCAG GCGTGGTCGGCTCTGTTCTTGCTAAAGAGGGGCGGTTACCTGGTGTATCTGATTTTTTCTCTGGGGCTTTCAAG ATTGTTTTAAAGCAACTCAAGCAAGAAGATTCAACCACTTCAAGCTCTAAGCCGAAAAATGATTCTTTGCTGCAACAG GTTAATAGCCTGAGACAAGAGCTGCAACTCTTGGCATCAACTAAATCTGTTACTATCATAACTGGAGATCATTCAG GATCTGGGAAATATGGCGTTGTTATTGTTGTGGTGGTTGTTGGATATGGCTACATCTGGTGGAAA CCATGGTTGTCTGCTGGCTGCTTTACTGGCATGAGCATGATGTATCTTTGTCCTGCGTAtggatttttttgtttatttctg GGTTGGAGATTATCTGATATGATGTTTGCGACAAGGCGAGGCTTAAATGATGCATGTAGTTCTGTGGCTAAGCAACTAGAAAATGTTTACTCCTCAGTGTCG GCCGCTAGGAAGCATTTATCGTCAAGAATTGACCGTGTAGACTGTAAAGTTGACGAGTGTGCTGATAATATAGTTGCCACAAAAGAAGAG GTTTCTGAGCTACGGGGTGACCTGAAACTAATAGGTTCCGATGTCAATTCTGTCCATCATGCAGTCAGATCCCTG GAGACTAAAATTAGTAGGATAGAAGGGAGACAG AATGAAACGAACTTTGGTGTGGGGAAGCTGGTCGCCCTTGTCAGGAATATTGAAAATATCAAAACCATGGAGCAAATAGAG GGATCTGCATCCAGGCCTGCTCTTGAATGGCCACAAGTATCTCCTTCCAGG GCCGTATCTTTACCCACCAATTCTTTGCTCGAACCACCATCGCCCTCAACTTCCGACAGAACTCAAAATAATCAGGCCATATTTGCATCTTCTGATTCTTTGCAAAGCTCTGCATCAGGCCTGAAG ATTCATGGAATATCCGAAGGAATTGGAGTGTCAAGCCTAAGCACGCCTGAGTCTACAAACGAGATTCATACATCTGAAGTAACAAACAGCGATAGCTCAAATTTTGGCGTGTTGGAGCGAAGATTTTCTGGCACAAGTGCTTCGGTTCTTACAAGAAGCTGCAGTGCATTGCAGTCTTTTAAGTAG
- the LOC140891697 gene encoding uncharacterized protein isoform X2 — protein sequence MALPIAKLTLLVGAGVVGSVLAKEGRLPGVSDFFSGAFKIVLKQLKQEDSTTSSSKPKNDSLLQQVNSLRQELQLLASTKSVTIITGDHSGSGKYGVVIVVVVVGYGYIWWKGWRLSDMMFATRRGLNDACSSVAKQLENVYSSVSAARKHLSSRIDRVDCKVDECADNIVATKEEVSELRGDLKLIGSDVNSVHHAVRSLETKISRIEGRQNETNFGVGKLVALVRNIENIKTMEQIEGSASRPALEWPQVSPSRAVSLPTNSLLEPPSPSTSDRTQNNQAIFASSDSLQSSASGLKIHGISEGIGVSSLSTPESTNEIHTSEVTNSDSSNFGVLERRFSGTSASVLTRSCSALQSFK from the exons ATGGCCCTTCCTATTGCAAAGCTCACACTCCTCGTTGGTGCAG GCGTGGTCGGCTCTGTTCTTGCTAAAGAGGGGCGGTTACCTGGTGTATCTGATTTTTTCTCTGGGGCTTTCAAG ATTGTTTTAAAGCAACTCAAGCAAGAAGATTCAACCACTTCAAGCTCTAAGCCGAAAAATGATTCTTTGCTGCAACAG GTTAATAGCCTGAGACAAGAGCTGCAACTCTTGGCATCAACTAAATCTGTTACTATCATAACTGGAGATCATTCAG GATCTGGGAAATATGGCGTTGTTATTGTTGTGGTGGTTGTTGGATATGGCTACATCTGGTGGAAA GGTTGGAGATTATCTGATATGATGTTTGCGACAAGGCGAGGCTTAAATGATGCATGTAGTTCTGTGGCTAAGCAACTAGAAAATGTTTACTCCTCAGTGTCG GCCGCTAGGAAGCATTTATCGTCAAGAATTGACCGTGTAGACTGTAAAGTTGACGAGTGTGCTGATAATATAGTTGCCACAAAAGAAGAG GTTTCTGAGCTACGGGGTGACCTGAAACTAATAGGTTCCGATGTCAATTCTGTCCATCATGCAGTCAGATCCCTG GAGACTAAAATTAGTAGGATAGAAGGGAGACAG AATGAAACGAACTTTGGTGTGGGGAAGCTGGTCGCCCTTGTCAGGAATATTGAAAATATCAAAACCATGGAGCAAATAGAG GGATCTGCATCCAGGCCTGCTCTTGAATGGCCACAAGTATCTCCTTCCAGG GCCGTATCTTTACCCACCAATTCTTTGCTCGAACCACCATCGCCCTCAACTTCCGACAGAACTCAAAATAATCAGGCCATATTTGCATCTTCTGATTCTTTGCAAAGCTCTGCATCAGGCCTGAAG ATTCATGGAATATCCGAAGGAATTGGAGTGTCAAGCCTAAGCACGCCTGAGTCTACAAACGAGATTCATACATCTGAAGTAACAAACAGCGATAGCTCAAATTTTGGCGTGTTGGAGCGAAGATTTTCTGGCACAAGTGCTTCGGTTCTTACAAGAAGCTGCAGTGCATTGCAGTCTTTTAAGTAG